Proteins from one Harpia harpyja isolate bHarHar1 chromosome 26 unlocalized genomic scaffold, bHarHar1 primary haplotype SUPER_26_unloc_5, whole genome shotgun sequence genomic window:
- the LOC128138024 gene encoding uncharacterized protein LOC128138024, which yields MGPLRLVPLLASLQILLPLGSPTDLPPPPNITVTPEKTEYLIGDAISIRCVAPWSKERMQGFQFLGTSGWAVDVRTAKRSYTYRFNVTGPKDGGSHACTYTVVNQFRRPVRSQESKFVFLSVKDHPPQPTLVLNSSTGVTIEGQPLVFLCTAPAGDAERRFHFYKKKVEVTNWAKLTSGYTEAQLQVAKSGQNDTGNFTCGYDEKTEGRWIPSYPSQAVEVLVKEPASAPRLGVDPPSGVVSEDRPLRLTCVASRDDFRLRFGFYRNGVKIPPGQAGSKTRNTGNSSELLFPQSPRSFSGKFSCEVEEEVGGTWVPSPRSEAVDVTVKDCPSQPALLLDPPSGEVVDGDPLLLTCVANGPAAQRKFFFYKDGAEQFSETATKDRSLFNIPEAKATVATGQFTCRYEERVSDTWISSPFSQAMMVLTQARSQLIPLVAGCAAGAATLLLGLLLVVCFCRKRRGGVHWKGAPQQGRPKHLPNGQRQQQHQLTLKATRTQPLLHGGGEKERTTLLLPSRSTHRRLCRSTPCQ from the exons ATGGGGCCCCTTCGCCTCGTCCCTCTGCTCG cCTCTCTCCAGATACTTCTCCCACTGGGATCACCTACAG accttcctcctcctcccaacaTCACCGTGACGCCGGAGAAAACGGAGTATCTCATCGGAGATGCCATCTCCATCCGATGCGTGGCCCCCTGGTCGAAGGAGCGGATGCAAGGTTTTCAGTTTTTGGGGACAAGCGGCTGGGCCGTGGATGTCAGGACGGCGAAGAGGAGCTACACCTACCGCTTCAACGTCACGGGGCCGAAGGACGGGGGGTCGCACGCTTGCACGTACACCGTCGTCAACCAGTTCCGCCGACCCGTCCGCTCCCAGGAGAGCAAATTCGTCTTCCTCAGCGTTAAAG ACCATCCGCCTCAACCCACGTTGGTCTTGAATTCTTCAACCGGCGTCACGATCGAAGGCCAACCCCTCGTCTTCCTCTGCACGGCCCCGGCGGGGGATGCAGAGCGGAGGTTTCATTTCTACAAGAAGAAGGTCGAGGTCACCAACTGGGCCAAGCTGACCTCGGGCTACACCGAAGCCCAGCTCCAGGTGGCGAAGAGCGGCCAGAACGACACCGGCAACTTCACCTGCGGTTACGACGAGAAAACCGAAGGGCGCTGGATCCCGTCCTACCCCAGCCAAGCCGTGGAAGTCCTCGTGAAAG AGCCCGCTTCGGCTCCCCGCTTGGGAGTAGACCCTCCCTCCGGGGTGGTGAGCGAAGACCGCCCCTTACGTCTCACCTGCGTCGCCTCCAGAGATGACTTCAGGTTGAGGTTTGGCTTCTACAGGAACGGGGTGAAGATCCCACCAGGCCAAGCGGGCTCAAAAACCAGGAACACTGGGAATTCCTCCGAGCTCCTCTTCCCGCAAAGCCCCAGGAGCTTCAGCGGGAAATTCAGCTgcgaggtggaggaggaggtgggcgGGACGTGGGTGCCGTCACCCCGAAGCGAAGCGGTGGACGTTACCGTGAAGG ATTGTCCCTCCCAGCCTGCTTTGCTCCTGGACCCCCCATCCGGAGAAGTCGTTGACGGCGACCCCTTGCTCCTCACCTGCGTGGCCAACGGCCCCGCCGCCCAACGgaaatttttcttctacaaagaCGGCGCCGAGCAATTTTCGGAGACGGCCACGAAGGACCGCTCGCTCTTCAACATCCCCGAGGCCAAAGCCACCGTCGCCACCGGCCAATTCACCTGTCGGTACGAGGAGAGGGTCAGCGATACGTGGATCTCGTCTCCGTTCAGCCAAGCCATGATGGTCCTCACGCAAG CCCGGTCTCAGCTCATCCCATTGGTGGCCggctgcgccgccggcgccgccacGTTGCTCCTGGGGCTCCTATTGGTTGTTTGCTTCTGTCGGAAGCGGAGAG GTGGTGTTCACTGGAAGGGGGCTCCACAACAAGGACGACCCAAGCACCTACCCAATGGCCAACGTCAACAGCAGCATCAGCTGACCTTGAAGGCCACCCGGACCCAACCCCTTCTCCACGGCGGCGGGGAGAAGGAGAGGACAACCCTTCTCCTTCCAAGCCGCTCAACCCACCGTCGGCTTTGTAGGTCCACCCCGTGCCAGTAA
- the LOC128138025 gene encoding uncharacterized protein LOC128138025 isoform X1 — MLLEEGRGWVAFMGYLSYQSYRLGREAKLGPGGGETTRFTSKLIFWWTEELREEQKPPDSSQNWYFGGWRSSGRTRWRRTHPIYLKIGILVAGGAQGGAETTQFTSKLVFWWLEELKRGAETTRFFSKLVFWWLEELREDQMEENPPDSPQNWYFGGWRSSERSRWRRTHPIHLKIGILVDGDFIAWIVIEVPPTRCAHGQTNRGVCSATSLVGSGGWVTPEAQMTTINIWGATAQPIPEKRLQPTPVERAEACRTVARAVTVVGPSYFRGSLVVKATKKNTTRPDATARTRNNPSSPR, encoded by the exons ATGCTCCTCGAGGAGGGGCGGGGTTGGGTGGCCTTCATGGGTTATTTGTCCTACCAGAGCTATCGACTGGGCCGAGAAGCCAAGCTTGGACCAGGTGGAGGAGAAACAACCCGATTCACCTCAAAATTGATATTTTGGTGGACGGAGGAGCTCAGGGAGGAGCAGAAACCACCCGATTCTTCTCAAAATTGGTattttggtggctggaggagcTCAGGGAGGACCAGATGGAGGAGAACCCACCCAATTTACCTCAAAATTGGTattttggtggctggaggagcTCAGGGAGGAGCAGAAACCACCCAATTCACCTCAAAATTGGTattttggtggctggaggagcTCAAGAGAGGAGCAGAAACCACCCGATTCTTCTCAAAATTGGTattttggtggctggaggagcTCAGGGAGGACCAGATGGAGGAGAACCCACCCGATTCACCTCAAAATTGGTattttggtggctggaggagctcagagaggagcaggtggaggagaACCCACCCGATTCACCTCAAAATTGGTATTTTGGTGGACGGAGATTTCATCGCCTGGATCGTCATCGAGGTCCCGCCGACCCGTTGCGCCCACGGTCAAACCAACCGGGGGGTTTGTTCCGCCACGAGCCTCGTCGGCTCAGGTGGTTGGGTGACTCCCGAG GCACAGATGACCACGATAAATATCTGGGGAGCGACGGCTCAACCCATCCCGGAGAAGAGGCTCCAGCCAACCCCGGTTGAGCGAGCGGAGGCTTGTCGCACGGTCGCCCGCGCGGTCActgtggtgggtccgtcttattTCAGAGGTTCTTTGGTTGTTAAAGCGACCAAAAAAAACACAACCCGGCCTGACGCAACCGCGAGGACCAGAAATAACCCTTCCTCCCCTCGGTAG
- the LOC128138025 gene encoding uncharacterized protein LOC128138025 isoform X2: protein MEENPPNLPQNWYFGGWRSSGRSRNHPIHLKIGILVAGGAQERSRNHPILLKIGILVAGGAQGGPDGGEPTRFTSKLVFWWLEELREEQVEENPPDSPQNWYFGGRRFHRLDRHRGPADPLRPRSNQPGGLFRHEPRRLRWLGDSRAWWHGRHMSPVATERRKPTAKGEKKTPNEPKNCNIFSTFTVDPSISLVSPMSPLGVALGSLTAFGCPVSDGAQMTTINIWGATAQPIPEKRLQPTPVERAEACRTVARAVTVVGPSYFRGSLVVKATKKNTTRPDATARTRNNPSSPR, encoded by the exons ATGGAGGAGAACCCACCCAATTTACCTCAAAATTGGTattttggtggctggaggagcTCAGGGAGGAGCAGAAACCACCCAATTCACCTCAAAATTGGTattttggtggctggaggagcTCAAGAGAGGAGCAGAAACCACCCGATTCTTCTCAAAATTGGTattttggtggctggaggagcTCAGGGAGGACCAGATGGAGGAGAACCCACCCGATTCACCTCAAAATTGGTattttggtggctggaggagctcagagaggagcaggtggaggagaACCCACCCGATTCACCTCAAAATTGGTATTTTGGTGGACGGAGATTTCATCGCCTGGATCGTCATCGAGGTCCCGCCGACCCGTTGCGCCCACGGTCAAACCAACCGGGGGGTTTGTTCCGCCACGAGCCTCGTCGGCTCAGGTGGTTGGGTGACTCCCGAG CCTGGTGGCACGGCCGTCACATGAGCCCGGTTGCTACGGAACGGCGGAAACCAACAgcgaaaggggaaaaaaaaaccccaaacgaaccAAAAAATTGCAACATCTTCTCCACGTTCACGGTCGATCCCAGCATCTCCTTGGTGTCGCCGATGTCCCCTTTGGGTGTCGCGCTGGGATCTCTCACCGCTTTCGGCTGCCCCGTGAGCGACGGG GCACAGATGACCACGATAAATATCTGGGGAGCGACGGCTCAACCCATCCCGGAGAAGAGGCTCCAGCCAACCCCGGTTGAGCGAGCGGAGGCTTGTCGCACGGTCGCCCGCGCGGTCActgtggtgggtccgtcttattTCAGAGGTTCTTTGGTTGTTAAAGCGACCAAAAAAAACACAACCCGGCCTGACGCAACCGCGAGGACCAGAAATAACCCTTCCTCCCCTCGGTAG